A genomic stretch from Candidatus Peregrinibacteria bacterium includes:
- a CDS encoding thioredoxin domain-containing protein: protein MPTKKTKKIVKTVVKKIYKPNNKKIVNKFILSNKWRFVAIVFMLLFTAHLLFSYNFTIKRIVLKSSEFFGLSNQSHDFDGHNIFEVNGITYVAYDHPLVIAKVVVDPSCNTELCDVSSLKRQILTNLTPAIQFEEVVFDSQEGKRLMQEAGAKAVPAFVFDDNIKLLANFAFIEDFFIERPNYYLLKTPPGRFVVAPHNEKAHVKGAENPKVTITEFSSFSCEYCTSFNGVLGSILEKYPNDVAVHYIHFNRGGNDNTLIQASECSAEQNKFWEMHDALFLRQRDFTNEDGGFNLELLPEIVNALDLDPEVFGKCMEDTGRFSSKLQTMQKVVADFGIKASPSVFVNNSFTEGPLTKGQLSVKIESILNPIVDDIAKDE, encoded by the coding sequence ATGCCTACCAAAAAAACAAAAAAAATCGTAAAAACTGTTGTAAAAAAAATTTACAAACCTAACAATAAAAAAATTGTTAATAAGTTTATTCTATCTAATAAATGGAGGTTTGTAGCTATTGTTTTCATGCTACTTTTTACTGCGCACTTATTGTTTTCGTATAATTTTACGATCAAGAGAATCGTACTTAAATCATCTGAGTTTTTTGGACTCTCAAATCAAAGTCATGACTTTGATGGGCATAATATCTTTGAAGTAAATGGAATTACATATGTTGCATATGATCACCCATTAGTAATTGCAAAAGTTGTAGTTGATCCATCATGTAATACGGAATTGTGTGATGTCAGCAGTCTAAAAAGACAAATCCTAACAAATTTAACTCCAGCAATACAATTTGAAGAAGTTGTATTTGATTCACAAGAAGGTAAAAGACTGATGCAGGAAGCGGGAGCAAAAGCCGTACCGGCTTTTGTATTTGATGATAACATCAAACTACTTGCGAATTTCGCATTTATAGAAGATTTCTTCATAGAGCGTCCAAATTATTACCTACTCAAAACTCCGCCAGGAAGATTTGTGGTGGCTCCACACAATGAGAAGGCTCACGTCAAAGGAGCAGAAAATCCGAAGGTGACAATCACAGAATTCTCTTCATTTTCATGTGAATATTGTACGAGTTTCAACGGCGTACTTGGCTCTATTTTAGAAAAATATCCAAATGATGTAGCCGTACATTACATACATTTTAATCGTGGAGGTAATGACAACACTCTGATACAAGCATCTGAATGTAGTGCTGAACAAAATAAATTCTGGGAAATGCATGATGCACTTTTTTTGAGACAAAGAGATTTTACTAATGAAGATGGGGGATTTAATTTGGAGCTCTTACCGGAGATCGTAAATGCATTAGACCTTGACCCCGAAGTTTTTGGCAAATGTATGGAAGATACTGGTAGGTTCTCATCTAAGTTACAAACTATGCAAAAAGTTGTTGCCGACTTCGGCATCAAGGCAAGTCCAAGTGTTTTTGTTAACAATAGCTTTACAGAGGGGCCTCTAACAAAAGGCCAGCTCAGTGTAAAAATCGAAAGCATACTGAATCCAATCGTAGATGACATCGCAAAAGATGAATAA
- a CDS encoding thioredoxin family protein: MKFNFTYSVIGFFIVAIAAGLIVKTVQKSGPGEYDDFAACLTDNGAVMYGADWCSNCQAQKKMFGKSFEYIDYVQCDIEPEKCEAEGIEGYPTWKNNSGMEGTLVGRGVQPLQDLANAFACELPVF; encoded by the coding sequence ATGAAATTCAACTTCACATATTCAGTAATAGGATTTTTTATCGTTGCGATAGCAGCCGGCTTGATAGTCAAAACAGTTCAAAAAAGTGGGCCTGGAGAATATGATGATTTTGCAGCGTGTCTTACGGACAATGGAGCTGTTATGTACGGTGCAGACTGGTGTAGTAACTGCCAAGCTCAAAAAAAGATGTTCGGAAAATCTTTTGAATATATAGATTATGTACAATGTGACATCGAGCCTGAAAAATGTGAGGCTGAAGGAATTGAAGGATATCCTACTTGGAAAAACAATTCCGGAATGGAGGGGACTTTGGTCGGTAGAGGTGTTCAACCTTTGCAAGACCTTGCGAATGCCTTTGCATGTGAGCTTCCTGTCTTTTAG